The genomic DNA TAAGCGTTTCTCCTCTGCTTTCTTGGCATCATCGGCTGCCTTGGCCGCAGCCAACTCTTCCGCCTGACGCTGCTTTTCTTCTGCTGCTAAGCGTTTCTGCTCCGCTGCTTCAGCGTCCCTTCTTTGCTTTTCAAGCAGAGCAAGCTGTTCTTTGGCCTGACGCTCTGCCTCTTCCTGCTCTTTTTGTCTGCGGGCTGCCTCTGCGTCAGCAAGTGCTTGCTGTTCCTTACGTTCTTTCTCCAGTCTGGCCTGTCGCTCCTTTTCTATACGCTCCAATTCGGCAGCGGCAACCCCTTGTTCAAGGGCCTCACGCTTGGCCTGTTCCATGGCCATTTGCTTGGCCAGTTCTTCCGCTTGCTTCTTTTCTTCGGCCAAACGCTCCTGACGTTGTACTTCCACCTTGTGAAGCGTTTCTTCGTAGGCAATTTCTGCCTGCTCAGCCTGCTTTTCTCCTTGCTTCTGTTCTGCCTTGGCTATTTCAATTCCGCGCTGAGTACGCTCCTCCTCATATTTTGCCAATTTCTCCTGTTCTTCCAGTTGCTTGGCTTCAAACTGACGCTGCAAACGCTTCAACTCGGCTTGATCAGCAGCTGCGAACAGCTTTGAGAAATCAACTTTTCCTCCAGAGTTTCCTGATGCGCGGAGTTCCTCGCTCTGCTCCAAATATGAATCATAGACTTCCTCTGCTCGGTATCTGTCAAGTTCTTTATCGTCTGTTGTCTGAAGAACCTTCTGAATAGCGGCTACCGATTTGTCGCGGTCGCCACCCCCAGACTCAATTGCCTCTGCAAGCTGCCGTTCCTTTTTGGTCTTCGCCTCGGCCAAACTTGCTTTCTGGGTTGCCTCAACAACCTTCTCTGCCTGAACGGCCATTTCGCGCTTCTGCTGGCGCACGTCCTCTCGCTTGGCCTCGATCATTTCAAGTGCCCGTTGCTTTTCTTCGGCATTGCGGATCTTTTCTTCCTCCTTGGCTTTTTCTTCCGTTACCTCTGCGACTTTAAAAAGTGAGCCAAAATCCATCTTTACCGAGCCCGTTCCACCTTGGGCCTGCTTGCTTTTCACGTATTCTTCCTGTATTCGCTCGGCCGTTCCTTGACGGTCGTAGGTATCTTCGGGCAATGCGTTGTAAACAGCCGCGATCTGGGCTTCCCTGTCATTGGCCGGTGCAGCTTTCAGGGCTTTCTCTATCTCAGGCAGAGCCTTCTTCTGTTTGAGGTATTCCTCATACATCACCTCAGCCTTCTCATCCTTGAAAGATTCATTCTTGGGCAACGCATCTTTGAAAGCCGCAATTTGGCTGGCTCTGTCTGAGGAGGCTTCCACCAAACCCTTCATTATGCGCTCTTTCGTCTGCTCCTGTTCCTCCCGCTTCTTCTCTTCCACTCGTTGCATGAACGCGTCCAATTTGGACTGTTGCTTTGAATTGTCATCTGCGATTTCTTTCTGAATCGCATTCTGCTCAGCAAGATCTGCCGCATTGAACAGTTTATTGAAATCCATGGCAGAAAGCGTAGTTCCTCCCATACGCTCCTTTTCATAGGCATCATAGATGGCCTCTGCCTTTTGCTTGGCATACTTATCCCCTTTAGGATAGGTCTTTATCAGACTTTGGACAGCTTCATCTCTACTCCCCGAATTGAAGATGGCGTAGTAAACGCTGTTCCTCTTATCCAACTCCTCCTGCTTCTTTCTCGCCTCCTCCTCAGCGATGGCCGCAGCCAACCGTTCACTTTCCTGAACTTCGATGGCCTTTTGTGCGATTTCCATTGCCTCTTGCGATTTGTGCTCCGCCTCTTCTTTCTCAGCCTTCAGGATAGCCACCTGTGCTTGCCTTTCCTCTTCGGCTTCCTTCACCACTTTCTCTTCAACGGTCTTGGCCGAATTGAAAATTGCTTGAAAATTGATCTTGTTTCCGGTTGCTTTCGACTGTTTGCGCTCTTCGAGCAATTGCGCATACATGGCATCCACTTTCTTTTCTCTTAGCGTGTCAACCTCAGAGAAGACCTCCATGAAACCTTTCTTGGTTTTTGCCTCATCACCATCACCAACGGTAATGGCCGCTTCTATCAATTGCTGGGCAGTTGCATTCTCTTTCTCTAAGAGGAGTTTGGCCGCTTCTTCAAGCTCTTTTTTCTTTTCGTATGCCAACTCAGCAAGCCGCTGCTTCTCTTCCCGTTCCCGCAATTCCTTTTCTTCATTCCGTATGTCTTCCTTGGAATAATCAAGCTGATAATCGAACTTGTTCTGCTTCGGGTAATAAAATACTGATGCTACTGACCCTGAGAATGGCAAACCATCCAGGTCAGGCACCATGTCCACCTGAAATTCGAACGTAGGCACCGTGGTATACTGCTCTCTGGCGGAACGTACATCCGTATCAATATCAACCATTTTAGTGGTATACCCTGACTTCTCCACAGAAAGGACATAAAACTTGTTGACCTCAGCCTTGAATGTGAATTCACCACTACCGGGCGTCACTGTTCTCAATACCTCAGTCAAATTATCGTGTGTACCATCTTCGGATTGATAGAGAACCACGATTGCACCTTTCAACTTTTTGGACAGTTCTATGACATGCCCTTTGAAATCCAAGGGGCCTTTGATGTTGGAACGGTTCATCAAACTGTCTCCGTTCACCTCGTAGTCATCCTGAGCAAATGCGGTACTTGAAATGCAAACAACTGTGGTCATAACCACCAGATAGGCACCAATTCGGAGCAATATTTTTGGCAACAGGCTCACGCTTATTTTCCTTCTGTTGTAATTATCTGTTCTCCGCCCACGCCTATGATGGTCAACTCAATTCTACGGTTCATTTGGCGACCTTCCGGATTATCCGTTCCATCAGGATTCTCGTTAGGTGCGATATTTCTTGTTTCGCCATAACCTTTTGCCACCATTCTCTTGGCAGGAATCTTCCTTTTCTTCAACCAGTTTACCACACTCTTGGCTCGGTTCTGAGACAATTTCATGTTGTATTCATCCGAACCGCGGGAATCTGTATGACCGGAAATTTCAACGATCACATCTGGGTTCTTATCCAAGAAGACTAACAGTTTATTGAGTTCAACCACCGACTCATCACGAATGTCAAATTTATCAAAGTCGAAATAGATCCGTTCAAGGATGATCTTCTGCCCAACCTTCAGTTCTTTCTCATTGAACAGGTCCACATCAAGTAGGGTCGGATCATATCCAAGCTTTTTCTGAGCCTCAATATTTGCCAACTCTTTTTCGAGTGCTGCTATCTCGTCCTCCAACTTGTCGGGTTCTTGCGACAAAAGTCTCGGAGAGACCTCCTGCTCCTCAGGGAATTTGAGGTATGGGGTAAAGCAAACATCATGAATACATCCGGTGTGTCCCTTCAAACTTACAACCTCCGAACCATCAAGGAAATCCCAAACAATCGGCTCTTTCTCCTTGCTGCCTGAAATGATATACTTGGAATCCTTGGAAACATAGAGCGAAGAAATTGGCTTGTCATGTCCGAGCAGCACATGTTTCACCTCACCTGTTTCGGTATCCCATACATAAATGAAACCATTGTCGCTGCCCGATACGGCCGTGGAACCATCTGGCGAGACCTCCACTGCATTGATAGGTGAACTATGCAGTTTGAATTCCAAGGTTTCCTGTGCTGTGGATGCATCCCATTTTTTCACGGTTCCATCCGTTCCTCCCGTTAGGATGAAATTCCCTCGTGGAGAGAACGCTGCGGTCCTGACAGGTCCTTTATGACCTTCAAAAACACCTACAAGGTCTTCGGTCATCATTTCCCACATGAGTACATTTCCGTCATCGGAACATGAAACGAAATAGTTTCCATCCGGTGAAATTGTTATTCCATTCACCTTATCGAGATGCCCGACATAGATCTTTTCCATAAGACCTGTTTCCACATTCCATAGTCGGATCGTTGAATCTGCACTTGCCGATAGCACATACTTTCCATTATTGGAGAATACCGCCTGAGTAACTGCCTTATTGTGGCCTTTCAGGGTCTTCTCTGGCATTCCCCCAGGCATCAACCACAGGTTGATATCTCCTTTATCTGTGGCCGAAAGCACTCGTTTTCCATAGGGATCCACTGCAACCGAGGTCACATCATCCCTGTTGTCGAGCGAGAGCACCTGAGTTCCGGATGGAAGATCCCACACTTTGGCCTTCCCGTCACAACTGCCTGACATGGCATAGATGAGACCTCCATACTTCTCTCCGGTACGTTTTCTGCGGATCGCGTCCGGATCTGGTCGTAGCGTGTAGTTCTTGATGATCTCGTTGACATGCGATGATTTCCCATAAACCTCCACCACAGCGCTTGTATCGAAATACAGTTCTCCTTCTACATAAACACAGTATTCACCTGGTTCCAATACCTGAGCGTAGTTGCTCGAAGCCATGTTTGGACGATAGGTTCCGATGAACTTGTCGGTATTCATGTCCGTCACGGTCATCTCAAAGGTGCCAATGTCCATAC from Flavobacteriales bacterium includes the following:
- a CDS encoding OmpA family protein, with product MTRSLTSIAFFFLLSVVFCQDLYAQSRDIKAVTEEEFNEEINETEEEKKKRIAKITKKTAMEQYWNGNFRAALDEFLILLAKEPADVDLNFYIGASYLESNIDKEKAIPYLEFVVQQEKFPKEAIYQLGRAYMFAHRFDEAITTFNKYKDISRGDNDNIISGGRMIEQCFNAKQLVKYPIDATFENLGPNINTAYPEFNPFIPEDESFIVFTSKRPDCLGLQLDYDGYKTPDIFRAREYKGEFRQARNIGSAVNTEWYEEVVGISADGQELLVYIDNFDGYDDIYVSPRKGRFFDDYLDLGRNINSDDIETTASLSTDGNLIFFSRETGKGRTGTDIYMSRRLPNRDWGIPQKLPDIINTRFNESFPHLMADGKTFYFCSEGHESMGGFDIFISEWDELTNTWSPPKNAGYPINTVDDDYNISLSTTGRYGYVAQFRRDEGYGERDIYRITFNDVDPVYTIVRGSITNIRDSMLVDPSMDIGTFEMTVTDMNTDKFIGTYRPNMASSNYAQVLEPGEYCVYVEGELYFDTSAVVEVYGKSSHVNEIIKNYTLRPDPDAIRRKRTGEKYGGLIYAMSGSCDGKAKVWDLPSGTQVLSLDNRDDVTSVAVDPYGKRVLSATDKGDINLWLMPGGMPEKTLKGHNKAVTQAVFSNNGKYVLSASADSTIRLWNVETGLMEKIYVGHLDKVNGITISPDGNYFVSCSDDGNVLMWEMMTEDLVGVFEGHKGPVRTAAFSPRGNFILTGGTDGTVKKWDASTAQETLEFKLHSSPINAVEVSPDGSTAVSGSDNGFIYVWDTETGEVKHVLLGHDKPISSLYVSKDSKYIISGSKEKEPIVWDFLDGSEVVSLKGHTGCIHDVCFTPYLKFPEEQEVSPRLLSQEPDKLEDEIAALEKELANIEAQKKLGYDPTLLDVDLFNEKELKVGQKIILERIYFDFDKFDIRDESVVELNKLLVFLDKNPDVIVEISGHTDSRGSDEYNMKLSQNRAKSVVNWLKKRKIPAKRMVAKGYGETRNIAPNENPDGTDNPEGRQMNRRIELTIIGVGGEQIITTEGK